From one Lycium barbarum isolate Lr01 chromosome 6, ASM1917538v2, whole genome shotgun sequence genomic stretch:
- the LOC132599408 gene encoding uncharacterized protein LOC132599408, which produces MRSKFLVGRFHITFLPRKPHLNYINTLFTYILPTIIIMSSLLHSFQSKEALPMSQPAEETGREGLGVRKRLSALSLRMNMRTRSACQQPILSFYSTSTNSSSSWAFRRSKSLSFLSAGVGEYAGSSIRKWWEWGVGWIMSKKPTFADDLEMNEEEKAVLGCHSKGSWRHVFYKVRSELRRLVRSGNNVGLPQTFRYDSFNYSKNFDDSKPNLFSNN; this is translated from the coding sequence ATGCGCTCTAAGTTTTTAGTTGGGAGGTTTCATATCACATTTCTTCCCCGAAAGCCACATCTGAACTACATCAATACCCTCTTCACCTACATTCTCCCAACCATCATCATAATGAGCTCTCTTCTTCATAGTTTTCAGAGCAAGGAAGCTCTGCCAATGTCGCAACCTGCCGAAGAAACCGGACGAGAAGGACTTGGCGTCCGCAAAAGGCTGTCTGCTCTCTCCTTAAGGATGAACATGCGCACGAGGTCTGCTTGCCAACAACCCATCCTCTCATTCTACTCCACCTCCACCAACTCCTCCTCTTCATGGGCATTTCGCCGATCCAAATCCTTGTCGTTTTTATCGGCCGGAGTGGGAGAATACGCTGGCAGTTCCATTAGGAAATGGTGGGAGTGGGGAGTGGGCTGGATTATGTCCAAGAAGCCAACGTTTGCCGATGATCTGGAAATGAACGAAGAGGAGAAAGCCGTATTGGGATGTCACAGCAAGGGCAGCTGGAGGCACGTCTTTTACAAAGTAAGGTCGGAGCTGCGAAGGCTGGTCCGATCCGGCAACAACGTGGGTCTACCTCAAACCTTCCGTTATGACTCCTTCAACTACTCCAAGAACTTCGATGACAGCAAGCCTAACTTGTTCAGCAACAACTGA
- the LOC132599411 gene encoding uncharacterized protein LOC132599411 isoform X1, which translates to MDKMAKLGKPKIMEDFMHYQSFTFCRAYFKFHSKCDVVENNICETLNSWILAARHKSIITILEEIRHNMMNRHVDMIKFAETWIDDIAPMTRRILEENKELSNRCHVQWNGVHGFEIRDGGFTFVVHLDKKYCDCRLWMLGGIPCPHVVCAYYYLNLDLDAHVEHWYRKETFLKAYSHFIQPITNTRMWPKTINPSIEPPVPRKMPGRPKKKRMKDKDKPKKYGKLSKKGVKMPCSLCKQVGHNKTACGRGHGIGDPCQPIPSTERQKSQSQPTPPTQSSSICSDTSSVPKDAQTVAPTPAISISFKSHLHLHLNCTIYTLWIIYIFNCVI; encoded by the exons ATGGATAAAATGGCCAAATTGGGTAAGCCCAAGATAATGGAGGATTTTATGCATTATCAGTCTTTTACATTTTGTAGGGCATATTTCAAGTTTCATTCCAAGTGTGATGTTGTGGAAAATAACATATGTGAGACTTTAAATTCTTGGATCTTAGCTGCTAGACATAAATCTATTATCACCATCTTAGAGGAAATTAGGCATAATATGATGAATAGGCATGTAGACATGATCAAATTTGCTGAAACTTGGATTGATGATATTGCCCCTATGACAAGAAGAATATTAGAAGAGAACAAGGAATTGTCTAATAGGTGTCATGTTCAATGGAATGGGGTGCATGGTTTTGAAATTAGAGATGGTGGGTTCACATTTGTTGTCCACTTGGATAAGAAATATTGTGACTGTAGGCTATGGATGTTAGGGGGTATTCCTTGCCCTCATGTTGTTTGTGCTTATTATTACTTGAATCTAGATCTTGATGCACATGTAGAGCATTGGTATAGGAAGGAAACATTTCTTAAGGCTTATAGTCACTTCATCCAACCTATTACTAATACGAGGATGTGGCCTAAGACTATAAACCCATCAATAGAGCCTCCAGTGCCAAGAAAAATGCCTGGTagaccaaagaagaaaagaatgaaggATAAAGATAAGccaaagaaatatggaaagttgtcAAAAAAGGGTGTGAAGATGCCTTGTTCACTGTGCAAACAAGTTGGCCATAACAAGACTGCCTGTGGAAGAGGA CATGGAATAGGTGATCCTTGTCAACCAATACCCTCAACTGAAAGGCAAAAAAGTCAATCTCAACCAACTCCACCAACTCAATCTAGCTCTATTTGTAGTGACACAAGTTCTGTGCCAAAAGATGCCCAAACTGTTGCTCCAACACCAGCAATAAGTATATCTTTTAAAAGTCATTTACATCTTCATTTAAATTGCACAATTTATACACTTTGGATCATTTACATTTTTAATTGTGTAATATAG
- the LOC132599409 gene encoding calcium-dependent protein kinase 5, with protein MGNACRGSFGGKTFQGSQPQQDNFSHDSPNPKKEQQPLVSPRKDSSMNRTSANQAYYVLGHKTPNIRDLYTLGRKLGQGQFGTTYLCTELSSGTEYACKSIAKRKLISKEDVEDVRREIQIMHHLAGHNNIVSIKGAYEDPLYVHIVMEVCSGGELFDRIIQRGHYTERKAAELTKIIVGVVEACHSLGVMHRDLKPENFLLVNKDDDFSLKAIDFGLSVFFKPGQIFTDVVGSPYYVAPEVLLKHYGPEADVWTAGVILYILLSGVPPFWAETQQGIFDAVLKGHIDFDSDPWPVISESAKDLIRKMLCMRPSERLTAHEVLCHPWICENGVAPDRALDPAVLSRLKHFSAMNKLKKMALRVIAESLSEEEIAGLKEMFKAMDTDNSGAITFDELKAGLRKYGSTLKDIEIRELMDAADVDNSGTIDYGEFIAATIHLNKLDREEHLMAAFQYFDKDGSGYITVDELQQACADHNITDVLMEDIISEVDQDNDGRIDYGEFVAMMQKGNPCIGRRTMRNSLNFSMRDAPGAH; from the exons ATGGGCAACGCATGCCGTGGATCTTTCGGAGGCAAAACTTTTCAGGGCTCTCAGCCCCAACAAGACAATTTCTCCCACGATTCCCCCAATCCCAAGAAAGAGCAACAGCCCCTTGTGAGCCCCAGGAAAGACAGCAGCATGAATCGCACCAGCGCTAACCAGGCGTATTACGTGCTGGGTCATAAGACCCCTAACATTCGCGATCTCTACACCCTCGGCCGTAAACTAGGACAGGGCCAGTTTGGCACCACTTATTTATGCACCGAATTGTCTTCAGGTACCGAGTACGCCTGTAAATCCATTGCCAAGAGGAAGCTCATCTCGAAGGAGGATGTCGAAGATGTCAGGAGGGAAATTCAGATAATGCACCATTTGGCTGGTCACAACAACATCGTTTCCATCAAGGGTGCTTATGAGGATCCTTTGTACGTCCATATTGTCATGGAGGTTTGTAGTGGCGGTGAATTGTTTGACCGCATCATTCAAAGAGGACACTACACCGAGAGAAAGGCTGCTGAATTGACTAAGAttattgttggtgtggttgagGCATGCCATTCACTTGGAGTTATGCATAGAGATCTCAAACCTGAGAATTTCTTGTTAGTTAACAAGGATGATGATTTCTCTCTCAAGGCCATTGACTTTGGACTCTCTGTCTTCTTTAAGCCAG GCCAAATTTTCACAGATGTTGTTGGGAGTCCATATTACGTTGCTCCTGAGGTGCTTTTGAAGCATTATGGTCCAGAAGCAGATGTCTGGACGGCGGGCGTCATACTCTACATCCTGCTAAGTGGCGTTCCACCATTCTGGGCTG AAACACAGCAGGGGATATTTGATGCAGTTCTGAAAGGGCACATTGATTTTGACTCAGACCCTTGGCCCGTAATATCTGAGAGTGCAAAAGATCTCATCCGGAAGATGTTGTGCATGCGACCTTCAGAGCGGTTAACCGCTCATGAAGTATTAT GTCATCCTTGGATTTGTGAAAATGGCGTTGCTCCTGATAGAGCACTTGATCCTGCAGTACTTTCTCGCCTCAAACACTTTTCTGCAATGAACAAGTTAAAAAAGATGGCTCTGCGG GTGATTGCTGAAAGCTTGTCGGAGGAGGAGATTGCCGGTCTTAAGGAGATGTTTAAGGCCATGGATACTGATAACAGTGGTGCTATTACATTTGATGAACTAAAAGCTGGTTTGAGAAAATACGGCTCTACTCTAAAGGATATAGAGATACGGGAACTTATGGATGCT GCTGATGTGGACAATAGTGGAACTATTGACTATGGAGAATTCATAGCAGCAACTATTCACCTTAACAAATTGGACCGCGAGGAACATCTCATGGCAGCATTTCAGTATTTTGACAAGGATGGAAGTGGTTATATTACAGTTGATGAGCTCCAGCAAGCGTGTGCAGATCATAATATTACAGATGTACTCATGGAGGATATCATCAGCGAAGTTGATCAGGATAAC GATGGGCGCATTGACTACGGAGAATTTGTTGCTATGATGCAAAAAGGAAATCCATGTATAGGAAGACGAACGATGCGAAATAGTCTGAATTTCAGCATGAGAGATGCACCGGGAGCTCATTAG
- the LOC132644769 gene encoding uncharacterized protein LOC132644769 produces MSQNSGVIDENVICNCGNSCNLRTSRTVNNSGRRFFGCKMPKDKGECGYFRWIDPSPEVELLKEKLKEVEEERDTLKHKMKELGGKFDSLKQKLKEIKQESDCAKVKFNRLVVVLLCLLLAKISFG; encoded by the exons ATGTCACAAAATTCAGGGGTTATAGATGAAAATGTTATTTGTAATTGTGGTAATTCTTGTAATTTAAGAACTTCGAGAACAGTTAACAACTCAGGTCGTAGATTTTTTGGTTGCAAGATGCCAAAA GATAAAGGTGAATGTGGCTATTTTAGATGGATTGATCCTTCTCCAGAGGTTGAGCTTTTGAAGGAGAAGCTTAAAGAGGTTGAAGAAGAGAGGGATACATTGAAACATAAAATGAAGGAACTTGGAGGCAAATTTGATTCATTGAAACAAAAATTGAAGGAAATTAAGCAGGAAAGCGACTGTGCAAAAGTCAAATTCAACAGGCTTGTCGTTGTTCTTCTATGTTTATTACTGGCAAAAATTAGCTTTGGGTAG
- the LOC132599411 gene encoding uncharacterized protein LOC132599411 isoform X2: MDKMAKLGKPKIMEDFMHYQSFTFCRAYFKFHSKCDVVENNICETLNSWILAARHKSIITILEEIRHNMMNRHVDMIKFAETWIDDIAPMTRRILEENKELSNRCHVQWNGVHGFEIRDGGFTFVVHLDKKYCDCRLWMLGGIPCPHVVCAYYYLNLDLDAHVEHWYRKETFLKAYSHFIQPITNTRMWPKTINPSIEPPVPRKMPGRPKKKRMKDKDKPKKYGKLSKKGVKMPCSLCKQVGHNKTACGRGHGIGDPCQPIPSTERQKSQSQPTPPTQSSSICSDTSSVPKDAQTVAPTPAII; the protein is encoded by the exons ATGGATAAAATGGCCAAATTGGGTAAGCCCAAGATAATGGAGGATTTTATGCATTATCAGTCTTTTACATTTTGTAGGGCATATTTCAAGTTTCATTCCAAGTGTGATGTTGTGGAAAATAACATATGTGAGACTTTAAATTCTTGGATCTTAGCTGCTAGACATAAATCTATTATCACCATCTTAGAGGAAATTAGGCATAATATGATGAATAGGCATGTAGACATGATCAAATTTGCTGAAACTTGGATTGATGATATTGCCCCTATGACAAGAAGAATATTAGAAGAGAACAAGGAATTGTCTAATAGGTGTCATGTTCAATGGAATGGGGTGCATGGTTTTGAAATTAGAGATGGTGGGTTCACATTTGTTGTCCACTTGGATAAGAAATATTGTGACTGTAGGCTATGGATGTTAGGGGGTATTCCTTGCCCTCATGTTGTTTGTGCTTATTATTACTTGAATCTAGATCTTGATGCACATGTAGAGCATTGGTATAGGAAGGAAACATTTCTTAAGGCTTATAGTCACTTCATCCAACCTATTACTAATACGAGGATGTGGCCTAAGACTATAAACCCATCAATAGAGCCTCCAGTGCCAAGAAAAATGCCTGGTagaccaaagaagaaaagaatgaaggATAAAGATAAGccaaagaaatatggaaagttgtcAAAAAAGGGTGTGAAGATGCCTTGTTCACTGTGCAAACAAGTTGGCCATAACAAGACTGCCTGTGGAAGAGGA CATGGAATAGGTGATCCTTGTCAACCAATACCCTCAACTGAAAGGCAAAAAAGTCAATCTCAACCAACTCCACCAACTCAATCTAGCTCTATTTGTAGTGACACAAGTTCTGTGCCAAAAGATGCCCAAACTGTTGCTCCAACACCAGCAATAA TCTAG